DNA sequence from the Brachybacterium sp. P6-10-X1 genome:
GTCTACACCGGCAAGGGCGCGCTGAGCTGGATGGTGGATCTCGATGCCTGGGCGGACGAGATGCATCGCCTGCTGCGACCGGGCGGTCATCTGTTCGTCTACGAGGGGCACCCGCTGGTCCCGCTGTGGGCGTGGGACGCCGACGAGGCGCGGGTGCGGTCGGATCGCAGCTACTTCGCCGACACCCACGTCAACGACACGTTCCCCACCCGCGGAGCGACCGAGCATCAGCGCACCCTCGCCGAGATGGTGATGACGGTGACGAGGGCCGGCTTCGAGCTGCTGCACCTGGCCGAGCATCCCGATCCGTTCTGGCGGCCCGACGATGCGCCCCCGGCCGTGGCCTGGGACGGCCGTCTGCCGAATGCGATCAGCCTGCTGGCGAGGCGGACGCGTTGAGCGCCGCCCGGCGCTGCCAGAACACGACAGCGCTGGCCGCGGCCACGTTCAAGGAGTCCACGCCCCCGGCCATGGGGATCACGACGTGCTCATCGACCGCGCGCAGCGTGGCCGGCTTCAGGCCGTGGCCCTCCGCGCCGAGGACGACGGCGACCTTGCGATCCGGCCCCAGGTCGATCCGATCCAGCGGGACGGCGCCGTCGGTGAGAGCGAGGGCGAGCACGTCGAAACCCGCCTCGTGCAGCAGGTCCACGCCGCCGGACGGCCAGGCTTCCAGGCGCGTCCACGACACCTGGAACACCGTGCCCATCGAGACCCGGATCGAGCGGCGGTAGAGCGGATCCGCGCACTGCGGGGTCACCAGCACGGCGTCGACACCGAGCGCCGCTGCGGAGCGGAACATGGCGCCGACGTTCGTGTGGTCGACGATGTCCTCGATGACTGCCACGGTGCGGGCGGTGCGCAGCACCTCCGCCACCTCGGGCAGCACCGGCCGCTGCATCGCCGCGAGCGCCCCGCGGTGCAGCCGGAAGCCTGTCAACTGCTCGATGAGCGGTTCCTCCCCCACGTACACCGGCACGTCGGGGAAGCGCGAGTACAGCGGCGCGAACTTCTCGAGCCACTTCTCACTCATGAGGAAGGAGCGCGGGGCCATCCCGGCGTCGATCGCCCGGGAGATCACCTCGTAGCTCTCGGCCATGAACAGGCCGCGCTCGACTTCGACGCGCGAGCGCAGCCGCACGTCGGTCATGCGCAGGAAGTCGTCGAGGGCGGGATCCGCGAGGTCGGTGATCTCGATGATCTGGCGTGGCGGTCCCGGTGCGGGGTCGTGCTCCACCGCCGGATCAGCTCAGAGACAACGAGCGGGCGGTGTAGCGGTCGCCGCGCTGCTCGACGACGAGCGGCAGCCCGAAGGTGGTGGTGAGGTTCTGGGAGGTGAGGGTCTCCTCGATCGGGCCGGCGGCGACGACCCCGCCCTCGCGCAGCAGGGCCACGTGGGTGTAGCCCGGCGGGATCTCCTCGACATGGTGGGTGACCAGCACGGTCACGGGCGTCGCGGGATCCTTCGCCAGCCGCCCCAGCGTCCGCACCAGCGACTCGCGCCCGCCCAGGTCGAGCCCGGCGGCCGGCTCGTCCAGCAGCAGCAGCTCGGGGTCGGTCATCAGCGCACGGGCGGCGAGAACGCGCTTGCGCTCCCCGGTGGACAGGGTGGCGAACATGCGGGAGGCGAGGTCGCCGACGCCGAAGGCGGCCAGCAGGGTGCGCGCCCGGTCGAGGTCGAGCTCGTCGTACTCCTCGCGCCAGCGGCCGACGACGCCGTACCCGGCGGTGACCACGACGTTCTCGGCAGTCTCCTCGGCGGGGATGGTCTCGGCGAGCTCCTGGCTGGCCAGGCCGATCATGGGGCGCAGCTCGAAGATGTCGACCTTGCCGAGCCGCTCGCCGATGATGTCGACGGTGCCGGAGGTGGGATGCATGCGGGCGGCCAGCAGCCGCACCAGCGTGGATTTCCCGGCCCCGTTCGGCCCGAGCACCGCCCACCGCTCACCCTCGGAGATCTCCAGGGAGACGGCATCGAGAATGCTCTGCCCGCTGCGGCGGACGACGACATCGGTCAGTGTGGCTGCTGCGACGGACATGGGCCGAGCCTATCGTCACCGGCCACCCTCCCGGGACCGCGGCCCGCCCTAGACTGGACGGGCTCGAAGCCGCTGCTGAGGAGGTCGCCGTGCCCCGCCGTCCCGTCTCCCTGCATGCTCCGCGCGGTTCCGTCGCGGCCGACGTGATCCGGGAGGGCATCGACGCCCTGCTGGCCGAGGAGGCGCAGGACGTGCCTCTCGAGTTCCCCGCCGAGGCGCTGGTGGAGGCCGAACGGGCCGCCGCCCGTGAGCTGGCCACCGCCGACCGCACGGACCGCACCGACGTCCCCTTCGTGACCCTGGACCCGGCGACCTCCACCGACCTCGACCAGGCGATGCATCTCGAGCGGACCGAGGACGGCTACCGCGTGCTGTACGCGATCGCCGACGTCCCCTGGTTCGTGGGGCTGGACAGCGCGCTGGACAGAGAGGCGCGGCGACGCGGGGAGACCCTCTACCTGCCCGACCGGCGGATCCCGCTGCACCCGGAGACGCTCTCCGAGGGCGTCGCCTCGCTGCTGCCGGAGCAGATCACGCCCGCCTTCGTCTGGACGCTCGACCTGGACTCAGCCGGTGCGGTCCGTGCGATCGACCTCGAGCGCTCCCGCGTCCGCTCGGTCCGCAAGCTCGCCTACGACCAGGTTCAGGCCGATCTCGACGGAGGTCAGGGGCATCCGATGATGGTCCTGCTGCAGGAGATCGGTGCCCTGCGCGCCGAGCGCGAGATCGCCCGGGGCGGGGCGAGCCTGAACGTGCCCGAGCAGGAGGTGGTGGCCGACGGGGACCTGGTGCGACTGAGCTGGCGCCGTCCGGCCCCGATCGAGGACGCCAACGCCCAGATCTCCCTGATGACGGGGATGGCCGCCGCCGACCTCATGCTCGCGTCCGGCGCCGGGATCCTGCGCACGCTGCCCCCGGCCGATCAGCAGGCGATCGACCGTTTCCGCCGGCAGGCCGACGTGCTGGGCATCCCGTGGCCGAGGGACCGGACCTACGGCGCCTTCCTGCGCGAGCTGGACTGGCACGAACCCGCCCACCTCGCCTTGCTCAACCACGCCACCGCCCTCTTCCGCGGCGCCGCCTATGCGGCGTTCACGAGCCCGCAGGAGGTGCCCGAGGACTCGGCCCAGGCCGCGATCGCCGCCCCCTACGCGCACACTACGGCGCCCTTGCGCCGCCTCGTGGACCGCTTCGTGCTGCTGGTCTGCCATGCCCACGCCCAGGGGCAGAGCCCCACACCGCAGCTGCTGGCGGCGCTCGGCGAGATCCCCGAGGCGATGCGGGCCACCGGCGCACGGGCCGGGACCCTCGAACGTCGTGCGCTCGACCTGGTGGAGACCGCGGCCCTGGTGACCTGGGAGGGGGAGACCTTCACGGCGACGGTGATCGAGCGCCGTGAGCCGGGCGAGCCCGAGACGGGCGGCGGTGCGCCGACCCGGGTCGAGGTCCAGTTGACCGATCCGCCGGTGACGGCATGGGTCCCGATGGACGCCTGGCCGGGCGACGTGGTCCGGGTGAGGCTCGAATCCGTCGACCCCGCACGGCGTCGTGCCGTGTTCGTCGCGGCCCGCGAGGAGGCCGCATGAGCGAGGCCGCCGCGGGACGGGACCTCGTCGCGCTCCCCCGGGCTGCCGTGCTGATGCTGTGGGCTTCCGCCTACCTCCGCGGCGATCTCGGGCCCGACGACGCCGCCGAGATGAGCCACGGCGTCGGCCGCAGCGGCCCCAGCGGCGAAGGCGAGGACCTGTTCACGTGGATGACCGCGCTGCGGCGCCTGCCGCTGGCGCAGTTGCGCCTGGTGCTGCCGGTGCCGGGCCGGATCGCCGGCCTGGTCGGCCCGCCCGCAGCGCTGCCCGCGGCCCTGGAGGCGGAGCAGGCGATCGTGGTGACCGCCGCCGGGATCGCCGACCACACCCTCATCCCGGTCGTCTCCAGGATCGATCACCCCGGCGGCGGGGTCACCGCCGTCGGCTGGGACCGGTTCGACGCACCGCTGGGCACGCACGTGCCGCCGGCGGCGACCTCCGGCAGCGCCCGCGAGGAGCTGCTGCGCGTCCTGCGCCGGGTCGCCGACGGCAGCATCGACCTCGACCTGGTGCCCGACGAACCCGTCGAGCCGGCCCGGATCCCGCCCACCTGGGTCTCCACGGCGCTGCCCCGGCACGTCGACGCCGCTGCTGCGCACCTGCTGGTGCTCGCCGCGCGCACCGTGGCGCTGACCCGCTCCGAGATCGACGAGGGGCACGCCCAGACGATCCATCTCGCCGAGGCCCTCGCTCGACGAGGGCTGCTGGACGAGCTCCACGACGCCGCCCGCGCCGCCCTGGTCGAGGCGGTCGAGCGGATCGCGGCGGAGCCGAGCTGAGGGCGACGGCCTGATCAGGCTGGTCGGTCAGGCACGCTGGGCGATCACCGTGCGGTAGACGTCCAGGGTGCGCTCGGCGATCGAGGTCCAGGAGAAGTGCTCGGCCGCGCGACGGCGGGAGGCCTCGCCCATCTGCTTCGCCCGCTCGGGATCCGAGACCATCCGCACCAGCGCATCGCGCGTGTCCGCGATGAACCTCTCCGGATCGACCGGGGTGCCGGTGCCGTCGGTGACCTGCTCGATCGGCACCAGGTAGCCGGTCTCCCCGTCGGCCACGACCTCCGGGATGCCGCCGGTGGCGGAGGCGACCACCGGGGTTCCGCAGGCCATCGCTTCGAGGTTCACGATCCCCAGCGGCTCGTACACGCTCGGGCAGGCGAAGGCGGTCGCGTGGGTGAGGATCTGGGTGAGCTCGTGGCGGGGAAGCATCTCGGTGATCAGGTGGACGTTCCCGCGCTCGGCGGCCAGCTCGCCCACGAGCGTGTTCACCTCCTGGGCGATCTCGGCGGTGTCCGGGGCCCCGGCGCACAGCACCACCTGGTGGTCGGCGGGGAGGTCGCGGACGGCGCGCAGGAAGTACGGCAGGCCCTTCTGGCGCGTGATGCGGCCGACGAACACGATCGTGGGCGCGTCGGGGTCGATGCCGCGGGAGGTCAGCGCCGAGGTCTCCGGGTTCGGCGACCACTGGTCGATGTCGATGCCGTTGTGGACCACGTGCACCTTCGCGGGGTCGACCGTGGGATAGGCGCGCAGGATGTCCTCCCGCATGCCGCCGGAGACGGCGATCACCCCGGCCGCCCCGTCGTAGGCGGCGGCTTCGGCGAAGGAGCTGACGCGGTACCCGCCGCCGAGCTGCTCCGCCTTCCACGGCCGCAGCGGCTCGAGGGAGTGCGCCGAGAGCACGTGCGGGATCCCGTGCAGCAGCGAGGCCATGTGACCGGCGAAGTTCGCGTACCAGGTGTGGGAGTGGACCAGGTCCGCCCCGGCGCAGTCCGCGGCCATCAGCAGGTCGGTGCCCAACGTGCTCAGGGCGGCGTTGGTGCCCTCGAGCTCCGCCGGGGCCGAGTACGAGGAGGTCCCGGCCTCGTCCCGCTCGGCGCCGAAGGCGCGCACCTGCACCTCGATCTGACCGCGCAGCACGCGCGTCAGCTCGGCGACGTGCACACCGGCCCCTCCGTAGACCTCCGGCGGGTACTCCTTGGTGAGCAGATCCACGCGCATGGTGCCCTCCTCCTTCTGTTGTCCGTCCACAAGACCTGTCGTGGCGTGATGGGGGCCACTTCTGGACTATCCTCGCACCATGTCGTCCAAAAAGGTCCTCGCCATCGTCCTCGCCGGCGGTGAGGGGAAGCGGCTGATGCCGCTCACCCTCGACCGGGCAAAGCCCGCGGTGCCGTTCGGCGGCATCTACCGACTCATCGATTTCGCGCTGTCGAACATCGTCAACTCCGGCTACCTGCGGGTGGTCGTCCTGACGCAGTACAAGTCCCATTCGCTGGACAAGCACGTCGCCCAGACGTGGCGGATGAGCTCCCTGCTGGGCAACTACGTCGCCCCCGTCCCGGCGCAGCAGCGCATGGGCAAGCACTGGTTCCGCGGCTCCGCCGACGCGATCGCCCAGTCCCTGAACCTGATCCACGACGAGAAGCCCGAGTACGTGGTGGTGGTCGGCGCCGACAACATCTACCGCATGGACTTCTCGCAGATGCTGGACGCCCACATCGAATCGGGGAAGTCGTGCACGGTCGCCGGGATCCGGCAGCCGATCGAGCTCTCCGACCAGTTCGGGGTCATCGAGACCCACGCGTCGGACCCCACCACCATCAAGGCCTTCGTCGAGAAGCCGATGGTGACCGAGGCTCTGGCGGACGACCCCACCTCGATCCTCGCCTCGATGGGCAACTACATCTTCACCGCGGACGCCCTGGTCGACGCGGTCACCCGCGATGCCGAGGACGACTCCTCGAAGCACGACATGGGCGGCGACATCGTGCCGTCCTTCGTGGCCCGGCAGGACGCCGCCGTCTACGACTTCATCCACAACGACGTGCCCGGTTCCACCGATCGCGACCGGGACTACTGGCGCGACGTCGGGACCCTGGACGCCTTCTTCGACGCGCACATGGATCTGATCGCGATCCATCCCGTGTTCAACCTGTACAACGAGGAATGGCCCACCTACACCGGGAACCGAAACGTCCCGCCGGCGAAGTTCGTCCATGCCGGTCCCGGAGGCCGTGTCGGCTCGGCGGTCGACTCGATCATCTCGCCCGGGGTCGTGGTCTCCGGGGCCCAGGTCGCCACCTCCGTCGTCTCCCCGGGAGCCCGGCTGAACTCGTGGTCGACGATCTCGGAATCGGTGATCATGGACAGCGTCTCCGTCGGCCGCCACAGCCAGATCCACCGCGCGATCATCGACAAGAACGTCGTCGTGCCGCCGCGCACCCAGATCGGTCTGGACCCGGAGGAGGATCGAGCTCGCGGTTGGGTGGTCACGGAGTCCGGGATCACGGTGATCGGCAAGGGCACGGTCCTCGAGCCGTGAGCGCGGCACCCGCGCACGGCCCGGCGGTCACCGGGCTGCTCGTCTCCGACGTCGATTCCACCTTCCTGACCCAGGAGGTCATCGAGCTGGTCGCGGAGCACGCCGGCGTCCGCGACCGGGTCGAGGAGATCACCACCGCGGCGATGCGCGGGGAGCTCGACTTCGCCCAGTCGCTGCGCGCTCGGGTGGCGCTGCTGGCAGGGCTGGACGAATCGGTCCTCGCCGCGGTGCGCGCCGCGCTGGTGCCGACGCCCGGGGTGCTGGAGCTGGTGCGTCGGGCGACGGCCCACGGCTGGGTGGTCGCGCTGGTCTCGGGCGGCTTCCACGAGGTGATCGACGAGCTGGCCGCGGAATCAGGGGTCGATCACGTTCTCGCCAACCGCTTCGAGATCTCGGACGGGCGGCTGACCGGCCGGGTCTCGGGACCGATCATCGACGGCGCGGCCAAGCGGCTCGCGCTCGAGGAGTACGCCGCGACCTACGGGCTCCCGGCCGCCCGGATCGTCGCGGTGGGCGATGGCGCCAACGACCGTGAGATGCTGCGGGCCGCGGGCACCGGCATCGCCTTCCGGGCCAAGCCCGCCCTGCGCGAGGTCGCCGACGTGATCCTCGACGGCAGCTCGCTGCTGGCCGCGTGGCCCCACCTGGAGGCGGCCGCGGCCCGCTGAGGCCGGGGCGGAGGCGTCAGGGGCGCACGATGGTGTGCAGCCGCAGCGCGTCCTCGTCCAGCTCCGACCAGTGCGCGAGAGGGCCCGACAGGATGCCCATCCCGCCGGTGGGCATGCCCAGACGGGCCTGGGCGACGGAGCCCGCGTCGGACTCCTCGTCGGCGAGCAGGGAGGCCAGCGAGGACATCGTGGGCTCATGGCCGACGACCATCACCACGGCGTCGCCGTCGTCCACCTCGCGCAGCAGCGCCAGGACCTCCCCGGCTCCGCCGCTGTAGATGTCCTCGTGGACGGTGACGGTGCCGTCCAGGGCGGGCATCGCCGCGGCCATCGCCTCCCAGGTCTGGGTGGTGCGCAGCGCATCCGAGACCAGGACCCGCGCCGGGCGGACGTTCTGGGAGGCGAGGTACTCCCCCACCAGCTGCGCCTGGGATGCACCGCGATCGGCGAGCGGACGCTCGTGGTCCGGCTGTCCGGAGCCGCTGTCCGCCTTGCCGTGGCGCATCAGCAGGAGCAGACGACTGTCGGGTTCGGGGGATGACATCTCGGTGCGTTCACGCCTTCGTTCGGAGGTCTCGGGTCGATCCGCGATCGGGCTCAGTGTCCCATGCCCAGGCCGCCGTCGACGGGGATCACGGCGCCGGAGATGTAGGCGGCGTCGTCCCCGGCGAGGAAGGCCACCACCCGGGCGACCTCCTCGGGATCGGCGAAGCGTCCCGCAGGGATGGCCTTCAGATAGGTTGCCTGCAGGTCCTCGGACAGGGACTGGGTCATCTCGGTGTCGATGTAGCCGGGGGCCACGACGTTCGCCGTGATGCCGCGCGATCCGAGCTCGCGCGTCAGGGCGCGGGCGACGCCGATCAGACCCGACTTCGAGGCCGCGTAGTTGACCTGTCCCGGGGAGCCGTACAGGCCGACCACCGAGCTGATCAGGACGATGCGTCCCTTCTTCTTGCGGATCATGGACTTGATGACCCGCTTGACGGTGCGGAACGTCCCGGTGAGGTTGGTGTCCAGCACGGACTCGAAGGCGTCGTCGCTCATCCGCATCAGCAGCTGATCGTCGGTGATGCCGGCATTGGCGATCAGCACCTCGATCGGGCCGTGCTCCGCCTCGGCGGCCCTGATCGCGCCGTCGAGGCTCTCCCCGTCGGTGACGTCGGCCGCGACGGTCAGCGCGCCCTCGGGGCCGCCCTGTCCGGAGCGGCTGGTCACGGCCACCTTGTCGCCGCGACGGAGGAACTCCTCGGCGATGGAGCGGCCGATCCCGCGATTGCCTCCGGTGATCAGGACACTGCGCGGCTCGGGGGTGGCGTCGGACATGAAGGCTCCTTGAGGTGGGGACGGCGGGAGGACCGCGGGGCGTCGGGTGCGGCCCCGTGGACCCGTGTGCTCTACGATACGGGGCGAGACAGTGTGGGGAACCGTGGGGGAATCCCGCCCTCGAACGTCAGCCCTGGGAAGGTACTACGCAGATGGCATACCGCTTCAATCCTCCGCCGAACTGGCCCATCGAGGACCCGAACTGGACGCCGTACCCCGGCTGGCAGCCGGACCCCTCGTGGGGCCCCGCCCCCGAGGGCTGGAACTTCTGGGTCGAGGCCGAGGAGCCGGCTGCGGAGCCAGAGCAGCCGGCGCAGCCCGCAGAGCCCGCGGAGCCCGCCCAGGACGACGCGACGCGACTGGTCTCGACCGATCAGGCGAGCCAGGCAGCGGCCGAGGGCGCTGCACAGCCGCAGCAGCCGCTCGAGCCCGTGGAGGAGTCCTCGACTGAGCAGCCGCCGAGCGACAGCTCCGAGGTTCCCGACCACCGCGCGACCGGCCCCGCGGACGAGCCCGCGACCGGCGAGCAGCCGCCCTCGAGCATCGAACAGGAACCCGAGGAGTCCGACTCCTCCCAGCACACGCCGGGCGTCGCTGCGGCGGGCGTCGGCCTCGGCGCGGCGGCGAGGGACGACGCGGAAGACCACGACGCCACCCACGTCGCCGGCCCGGGCGAGCAGGAGCAGCCCGAACAGGCCGCCCCGGCGCCCGAGGCGCCCCAGGCGCCTGCGGGCGGCTCGGCCGAGACCTCCGAGTACCAGGGGCCGGACCTCGAGGCCGGGTTGGCCCAACAGGCGCCGTACGAGTCGGCCCGGCCCGTGGAGCCCGCTGCTCAGCAGGATGCGGGCTACGGGCAGGGCGGGTCGGCTCCGGACGAGGGCCAGGGGTCTCCGGCCCCCGGCTACGGACAGGCCCCTCCGGCCCCGGCCTACGGCCAGGCCGCAGGCGATCAGGGGTACGCGCAGGCATCCCCGGCTCCGGGATACGCGCAGGCATCCCCGGCTCCGGGGTATGGCCAGGGGTCCGCCTCGGACTACCCCGTGGGCCCCGGTTACGGACAGAGCCCCGGCACAGACTCCGGATGGACCGCGAGCACCGGCCAGGGCGAGCCGCCGAAGAAGGGCGCGATCGCACGGTTCTGGTGGGTCGGATGCATCGTCCTGTTCCTCGTGGCCGCCCTCATCGTCGCGGTCGTCGGGATCTTCCTCTTCACCCGCGGCGGCGGCGACACCGCCGAGGGCGATGGCTCGACCCCCACCAGCCAGGAGGAATCGGCCACCGAGGAGGAGAGCGCCACCGAGGAGGAGACCGCCACCGCGGAGGAGGCCCAGTCGCCGGACCCGACCACCGAGCTGCCCACGATCAGCGAATCCGCCGTCTCGAAGGACGTCGTCAGCGAGAACGGTGCGGGAACCGTCGCGGTGGACATGACGTGGGCGTCCGCCGAGGACCTGCCGAGCAGCTACGGCGGCACGGTCGAGGAGGCCCAGCACGGCCAGTACCTCGTGGTGACCTCGCAGGTGACCGTGACCGAGGGGACGATGGACTTCCCCTCGTTCTACTTCAGCGTCGTCACGCCGTACGGCGGCACCGTCGATTCGTCGTCCGAGACCTTCGGCCTGGCGAACTCGGGGATGGACTACGACACCTCCTACCAGTTCCAGAAGGGGGAGACCTACACGATCACCCAGCTGTTCGACATGGAGAAGTCCGGCGGCAACACGCTGGTCTACGACAACTACACCGACGTGTACAAGTGGGAAATCCCTGCGTGAGTGGGCAGTTCAACCCCCCGCCGAACTGGCCGGAGCCGCCTCGTGAGGGCTGGACCCCGCCGGAGGACTTCCGCCCCCACGCCTCGTGGGGGCGGGTCCCGGCAGGGTGGCGTCTGTGGACCCCGCGGACTCCCCTCGGCCACGGGCGAGCCCCGCTGCAGGATTCGGAGGACGTTCCCGCCAGCGGCGCGCGTCCGCGCCGGCGCGTTCAGACCTACCCGGTCGAGGTGCTCAATCCCGGGATGTGGACGCACAACCACCTCGAGGACGAGGATTACGGCTTCCCTCCCGTGAAGCCCGTGAAGAACCGACCCCGGCTGCGCCTCGGGGTCACCATCTCGGTGACCGCGGCGGGATTCCTGCTCGCCGCGCTGACCGCCGTGATGTTCGTGCTCCTGGTCGACTTCGCGATCGAGGACCTGCCCGGCATGCTCTCCGGGGCCCCTGGCTCCCTGGTCTCCGCCACCGTCGATCCTGGGACCGTGCCCGCGGCGCCGGATGCCGGATGACTCGACGTTCCGCCCGTTCTCGCGTCCTGCTCAGCCGCGAGACGCTGCTGGGGCTCCTGCTCGTCCTGCTCGCCTCGGCGATCTGCGTCGCCCTGGGCTTCTGGCAGTTCGGCCGCTTCGAGGGCAAGCGTGACGCGGCCGCGGTGATCGAGGCCAACTACGCCGCCGCACCCGTGCCGATGACCGAGGTGCTCCGGACGCCTGATGCGCCGCTGTCCCCCACGGATGACTGGACCCCGGTCGAGCTCAGCGGCAGCTACTGCACCGACCCCGATTGCGTGCTGTACGTGCGCAACCGGCAGCTCGGCGGCCACGTCGGCTTCTGGCAGCTGGTCCCGTTCAGAACCGACGACGGCTCCACCTTGCTGGTCAACCGCGGCTGGGTGAATTCTCAGGGCCAGCGCTCCGCCCCGGCCGACCCCCCTGCCGTGCCCGAGGGCGACGTGACCCTGACCGTGCGGCTGCGTCCCGCCGAGCCCGTGCTCGACCGGGAGATCCCCGAGGGCCAGGTGCACTCGGTGAACCCGCCCCAGATCGAGGGACTGCTGCCGGCCATGGACGGCGAGATGATCCGCCAGGCCTATGGAGACCTCGTCACGGAGGAGCCGTCCTCCCCGCGGCCGGCCGCCCTGCCCGCACCCTCCACGTCCCTCGGCCCCCACCTGTCCTATTCGGTGCAGTGGTGGATCTTCGCCCTGTTCTTCCCGGGCGCCCTGATCTACCGCACCCGGCGCGCGATCCAGGATCTCGAGGCCGAGGCCGAGGACGCCGATGCCGCCGACGATCCGGGAACCCGCCCGCGCCGCACCGCAGACCACCGTCCCCAGCGGCAGGCCCACAGCCGGCGCCGGGGGCCTGACGAGGAGGAAGAAGATGCACTCATCGACCACCCGGGCCGCTGACCGGCGCCGCCCACCCGCGAGCCGATTCCTGCCGGGTCCCCGGCCTCGCCGGATCGCCCACCGCGGTCTCGCCCTGGACGCCGCCGAGAACACCCTGGGTGCCTTCCAGGCCGCTGTGGCCGCCGGCGCGGGCATGCTGGAGACCGACACCCGCGCCACCGCCGACGGGCTCGCCCTCGCCGTCCACGACGAGGACCTCCGGCGGATCGCGGGCGATCCCCGCCGCATCGACGAGCTGACCGCCGCCGAAGCCGGGGCCGTCCGCCTGGCGGACGACGAACCGCTGGCGATGCTGGAGGACGTGCTGGACGCCTTCCGCGACGTCCCGGTCAACATCGACGTCAAGGCCCCCTCCGCCATCGGCCCGGCCGTCGCGGCGATCGCCCGCACCCGCAGCGCGGACCGGGTCTGCATCGCCGGGTTCGACGGCGCCGTGGTCCGTCGGACGGTCCGCACGGTGCAGGCGGCCACGGGCACCCTCCCGGT
Encoded proteins:
- the serB gene encoding phosphoserine phosphatase SerB, encoding MSAAPAHGPAVTGLLVSDVDSTFLTQEVIELVAEHAGVRDRVEEITTAAMRGELDFAQSLRARVALLAGLDESVLAAVRAALVPTPGVLELVRRATAHGWVVALVSGGFHEVIDELAAESGVDHVLANRFEISDGRLTGRVSGPIIDGAAKRLALEEYAATYGLPAARIVAVGDGANDREMLRAAGTGIAFRAKPALREVADVILDGSSLLAAWPHLEAAAAR
- a CDS encoding RNA methyltransferase, yielding MTDVRLRSRVEVERGLFMAESYEVISRAIDAGMAPRSFLMSEKWLEKFAPLYSRFPDVPVYVGEEPLIEQLTGFRLHRGALAAMQRPVLPEVAEVLRTARTVAVIEDIVDHTNVGAMFRSAAALGVDAVLVTPQCADPLYRRSIRVSMGTVFQVSWTRLEAWPSGGVDLLHEAGFDVLALALTDGAVPLDRIDLGPDRKVAVVLGAEGHGLKPATLRAVDEHVVIPMAGGVDSLNVAAASAVVFWQRRAALNASASPAG
- a CDS encoding ABC transporter ATP-binding protein; the encoded protein is MSVAAATLTDVVVRRSGQSILDAVSLEISEGERWAVLGPNGAGKSTLVRLLAARMHPTSGTVDIIGERLGKVDIFELRPMIGLASQELAETIPAEETAENVVVTAGYGVVGRWREEYDELDLDRARTLLAAFGVGDLASRMFATLSTGERKRVLAARALMTDPELLLLDEPAAGLDLGGRESLVRTLGRLAKDPATPVTVLVTHHVEEIPPGYTHVALLREGGVVAAGPIEETLTSQNLTTTFGLPLVVEQRGDRYTARSLSLS
- a CDS encoding beta-ketoacyl-ACP reductase, which translates into the protein MSDATPEPRSVLITGGNRGIGRSIAEEFLRRGDKVAVTSRSGQGGPEGALTVAADVTDGESLDGAIRAAEAEHGPIEVLIANAGITDDQLLMRMSDDAFESVLDTNLTGTFRTVKRVIKSMIRKKKGRIVLISSVVGLYGSPGQVNYAASKSGLIGVARALTRELGSRGITANVVAPGYIDTEMTQSLSEDLQATYLKAIPAGRFADPEEVARVVAFLAGDDAAYISGAVIPVDGGLGMGH
- the glgC gene encoding glucose-1-phosphate adenylyltransferase yields the protein MSSKKVLAIVLAGGEGKRLMPLTLDRAKPAVPFGGIYRLIDFALSNIVNSGYLRVVVLTQYKSHSLDKHVAQTWRMSSLLGNYVAPVPAQQRMGKHWFRGSADAIAQSLNLIHDEKPEYVVVVGADNIYRMDFSQMLDAHIESGKSCTVAGIRQPIELSDQFGVIETHASDPTTIKAFVEKPMVTEALADDPTSILASMGNYIFTADALVDAVTRDAEDDSSKHDMGGDIVPSFVARQDAAVYDFIHNDVPGSTDRDRDYWRDVGTLDAFFDAHMDLIAIHPVFNLYNEEWPTYTGNRNVPPAKFVHAGPGGRVGSAVDSIISPGVVVSGAQVATSVVSPGARLNSWSTISESVIMDSVSVGRHSQIHRAIIDKNVVVPPRTQIGLDPEEDRARGWVVTESGITVIGKGTVLEP
- a CDS encoding bifunctional 2-polyprenyl-6-hydroxyphenol methylase/3-demethylubiquinol 3-O-methyltransferase UbiG; amino-acid sequence: MSTYDDTRRAWDEASSKHVREYAEHLEQARTARLLPIEEELLAPLIEGTQVLHPQSGHGLDDHALVRLGARSVLGLDYSPTAVSAAQRRADDLEAPCRYRITELPATGLDEAVADLVYTGKGALSWMVDLDAWADEMHRLLRPGGHLFVYEGHPLVPLWAWDADEARVRSDRSYFADTHVNDTFPTRGATEHQRTLAEMVMTVTRAGFELLHLAEHPDPFWRPDDAPPAVAWDGRLPNAISLLARRTR
- the glgA gene encoding glycogen synthase, which produces MRVDLLTKEYPPEVYGGAGVHVAELTRVLRGQIEVQVRAFGAERDEAGTSSYSAPAELEGTNAALSTLGTDLLMAADCAGADLVHSHTWYANFAGHMASLLHGIPHVLSAHSLEPLRPWKAEQLGGGYRVSSFAEAAAYDGAAGVIAVSGGMREDILRAYPTVDPAKVHVVHNGIDIDQWSPNPETSALTSRGIDPDAPTIVFVGRITRQKGLPYFLRAVRDLPADHQVVLCAGAPDTAEIAQEVNTLVGELAAERGNVHLITEMLPRHELTQILTHATAFACPSVYEPLGIVNLEAMACGTPVVASATGGIPEVVADGETGYLVPIEQVTDGTGTPVDPERFIADTRDALVRMVSDPERAKQMGEASRRRAAEHFSWTSIAERTLDVYRTVIAQRA
- a CDS encoding RNB domain-containing ribonuclease, translating into MPRRPVSLHAPRGSVAADVIREGIDALLAEEAQDVPLEFPAEALVEAERAAARELATADRTDRTDVPFVTLDPATSTDLDQAMHLERTEDGYRVLYAIADVPWFVGLDSALDREARRRGETLYLPDRRIPLHPETLSEGVASLLPEQITPAFVWTLDLDSAGAVRAIDLERSRVRSVRKLAYDQVQADLDGGQGHPMMVLLQEIGALRAEREIARGGASLNVPEQEVVADGDLVRLSWRRPAPIEDANAQISLMTGMAAADLMLASGAGILRTLPPADQQAIDRFRRQADVLGIPWPRDRTYGAFLRELDWHEPAHLALLNHATALFRGAAYAAFTSPQEVPEDSAQAAIAAPYAHTTAPLRRLVDRFVLLVCHAHAQGQSPTPQLLAALGEIPEAMRATGARAGTLERRALDLVETAALVTWEGETFTATVIERREPGEPETGGGAPTRVEVQLTDPPVTAWVPMDAWPGDVVRVRLESVDPARRRAVFVAAREEAA
- a CDS encoding histidine phosphatase family protein, which translates into the protein MSSPEPDSRLLLLMRHGKADSGSGQPDHERPLADRGASQAQLVGEYLASQNVRPARVLVSDALRTTQTWEAMAAAMPALDGTVTVHEDIYSGGAGEVLALLREVDDGDAVVMVVGHEPTMSSLASLLADEESDAGSVAQARLGMPTGGMGILSGPLAHWSELDEDALRLHTIVRP